A window of Chloroflexota bacterium contains these coding sequences:
- the lexA gene encoding transcriptional repressor LexA, with amino-acid sequence MGGPLTQRQHRVLVTIERFVRDEGYTPSVREVGGIVGLAPATVQQHLDALERKGYIRRTGQSHGIEILDNGADAGVVHVPIIGEIAAGLPIDAYEERIDTVPVASGLAPASDTYALRVRGDSMIDDHICDGDLVIVAPTEAVRDGQIAVAMLDDGTATLKRLFRENGRVRLQPANADYDPIYARDVRVRGHAVAILRSL; translated from the coding sequence ATGGGCGGCCCGCTCACTCAGCGCCAGCATCGCGTGCTGGTCACCATCGAGCGCTTCGTGCGCGACGAGGGCTACACCCCTAGCGTTCGCGAGGTTGGCGGCATCGTCGGGCTGGCGCCGGCCACCGTCCAACAGCACCTGGACGCCCTGGAGCGCAAGGGCTACATCCGACGCACCGGCCAGTCGCACGGTATCGAGATCCTCGACAACGGCGCCGACGCCGGCGTGGTCCACGTGCCGATCATCGGCGAGATCGCCGCCGGTCTGCCGATCGACGCCTACGAGGAACGGATCGACACCGTGCCGGTGGCCTCCGGCCTCGCGCCCGCGAGTGACACGTACGCGCTGCGGGTGCGCGGCGACAGCATGATCGACGACCATATCTGCGACGGCGACCTGGTCATCGTGGCGCCCACGGAGGCCGTGCGCGACGGGCAGATCGCCGTCGCCATGCTGGACGACGGCACCGCTACGCTCAAGCGCCTCTTCCGCGAGAACGGCCGCGTGCGCCTGCAGCCGGCCAATGCCGACTACGACCCCATCTACGCCCGCGACGTGCGCGTGCGCGGCCACGCCGTCGCCATCCTGCGGAGCCTCTAG